Proteins encoded in a region of the Saccharothrix ecbatanensis genome:
- a CDS encoding SDR family oxidoreductase gives MGLLEGKTALVTGGGTGIGLASAVRLAAEGAHVFITGRRESELDAAVEVIGSAATAVVGDISNPADLDRLYETIRGRGRGLDVLFANASVATFATLEQVTEEHFDTIFGINVRGTLFTVQKALPLLNDGASVILNGSTNVDVGAEAFGVYAATKAATRSFARTWANELKGRGIRVNTITPGPTDTPGLSGLAPDPEQAEGLKQHLATLVPLGRLGRPEEIAAAVAFLASEQSSFITGSSLYVDGGLNQI, from the coding sequence GTGGGACTTCTCGAAGGCAAGACCGCTCTCGTCACCGGAGGCGGAACCGGAATCGGCCTGGCCAGTGCGGTACGACTGGCCGCCGAGGGCGCGCACGTGTTCATCACCGGCCGGCGCGAGTCCGAACTCGACGCGGCCGTCGAGGTGATCGGCTCAGCGGCCACCGCGGTGGTCGGCGACATCTCGAACCCGGCCGACCTGGACCGGCTCTACGAAACGATCCGCGGCCGCGGACGGGGCCTGGACGTGCTGTTCGCGAACGCCTCCGTCGCCACGTTCGCCACGCTTGAACAGGTCACCGAGGAGCACTTCGACACCATCTTCGGCATCAACGTCCGGGGCACGCTGTTCACCGTTCAGAAGGCGCTGCCCCTGCTCAACGACGGCGCCTCGGTGATCTTGAACGGCTCGACCAACGTGGACGTCGGCGCGGAGGCGTTCGGCGTGTACGCGGCGACCAAGGCCGCCACTCGATCGTTCGCCCGGACCTGGGCCAACGAACTCAAGGGACGTGGCATCCGGGTCAACACCATCACACCCGGCCCGACCGACACGCCTGGCCTGTCGGGGCTCGCTCCCGATCCGGAGCAGGCAGAAGGCCTCAAGCAGCACCTGGCCACGCTTGTGCCGCTGGGCAGGCTCGGGCGTCCGGAGGAGATCGCCGCCGCCGTGGCCTTCCTCGCCTCCGAGCAGAGCAGCTTCATCACCGGTTCGAGCCTGTACGTCGACGGCGGCCTGAACCAGATCTGA
- a CDS encoding TetR/AcrR family transcriptional regulator has product METKKSRQTGRPRGFDADEALERAMLVFWELGYEGASLSNLTDAMGISTTSMYAAFGNKEELFRKALERYTEGPSEYLAGALEEPTALGVATAILAGVIRTTTRPTGPHGCLGVQGALATGESGHAVRDLLAAWRNNGCSRVRERFQRAVDDGDLPPETDPALLARYVTTLAFGIAVQAASGVDRGELQEMADAALRNWPLA; this is encoded by the coding sequence GTGGAGACGAAAAAGTCCCGCCAGACCGGCCGGCCGCGAGGATTCGACGCGGACGAAGCTCTTGAGCGCGCCATGCTGGTCTTCTGGGAGCTGGGCTACGAGGGCGCCAGCCTGTCCAACCTGACCGACGCGATGGGTATCTCCACCACCAGCATGTACGCGGCCTTCGGCAACAAGGAGGAGCTGTTCCGCAAGGCCTTGGAGCGCTACACCGAAGGTCCGAGCGAGTACCTGGCAGGGGCCTTGGAAGAGCCGACCGCCCTCGGCGTCGCCACCGCGATCCTGGCCGGCGTCATCCGGACCACCACCCGCCCGACAGGCCCCCACGGGTGCCTGGGCGTCCAGGGTGCCCTGGCCACCGGCGAATCAGGGCATGCGGTCCGCGACCTTCTCGCCGCCTGGCGCAACAACGGCTGCTCCCGCGTCCGAGAGCGCTTCCAGCGGGCCGTCGATGACGGCGACCTGCCTCCGGAGACCGACCCGGCCCTACTCGCCCGCTATGTCACCACGTTGGCCTTCGGCATCGCCGTGCAAGCCGCGAGCGGTGTCGACCGCGGTGAACTCCAGGAAATGGCCGACGCCGCCCTGCGCAACTGGCCGCTGGCCTGA
- a CDS encoding transcription termination factor Rho, short form produces the protein MSGVLDVVNQRPVLRTDGYLPGPDDATVPPRLVAEHGLRRGDEVHGRVAPPPRDGRPPSLVTVEAVNGAHPRYSRARPAFTDLVPTHPQERLRLETEPHELTTRVIDLLMPIGKGQRALVVAPPKAGKTTVLRSIAHGLAKNHPECHLMLVLVGERPEEVTDLARAVPAEVVAATFDHPPRDHTVLAELAVERAKRLVELGRDVVVLLDSATRLGRAYNLAAPASGRTLSGGVDAGALTAPKRFLGAARNVEGGGSLTIIATALVDTGSVGDALLFEEYKGTGNAELRLDRKTAARRVFPAVDVHQSSTRRDDLLLTPAEIASTRLLRRALVGKENAVDALLDGLRKTGDNAEFLTRLTATTPR, from the coding sequence GTGTCCGGTGTCCTCGACGTCGTGAACCAACGACCCGTGCTGCGGACCGACGGTTACCTGCCGGGCCCTGACGACGCCACCGTGCCGCCGCGGCTGGTGGCCGAACACGGGTTGCGGCGGGGCGACGAGGTCCACGGCCGGGTCGCGCCACCGCCACGTGACGGCAGGCCGCCGTCGCTGGTCACCGTCGAAGCCGTCAACGGCGCGCACCCGCGCTACTCCCGGGCCCGGCCGGCCTTCACCGACCTCGTGCCCACCCACCCGCAAGAGAGGCTGCGGCTGGAGACCGAGCCGCATGAGCTGACCACCCGAGTGATCGACCTGCTCATGCCGATCGGCAAGGGACAGCGTGCCTTGGTCGTCGCGCCGCCCAAGGCGGGCAAGACCACGGTGCTGCGGTCGATCGCGCACGGCCTCGCCAAGAACCACCCGGAGTGCCACCTGATGCTCGTGCTGGTCGGCGAACGCCCGGAGGAGGTCACCGACCTGGCGCGCGCCGTGCCGGCGGAGGTGGTGGCCGCCACGTTCGACCACCCACCCCGCGACCACACCGTGCTCGCGGAACTGGCCGTCGAACGCGCCAAGCGCCTGGTGGAGCTGGGCCGTGACGTGGTGGTGCTGCTGGATTCCGCGACGCGCCTCGGCCGTGCCTACAACCTCGCCGCGCCGGCGTCTGGGCGGACCCTGTCCGGTGGCGTGGACGCCGGTGCCCTCACCGCGCCGAAGCGGTTCCTGGGCGCGGCGCGCAACGTCGAGGGCGGTGGGTCGCTGACGATCATCGCCACGGCGCTGGTCGACACCGGCTCGGTGGGCGACGCGCTGCTGTTCGAGGAGTACAAGGGGACCGGCAACGCCGAACTGCGACTGGACCGCAAGACTGCCGCACGACGGGTGTTCCCGGCCGTGGACGTCCACCAATCCAGCACCCGTCGTGACGACCTCCTGCTCACGCCGGCGGAGATCGCGTCGACCCGACTGCTGCGCCGTGCCTTGGTGGGCAAGGAGAATGCGGTGGACGCACTGCTCGACGGCCTGCGCAAGACGGGCGACAACGCCGAGTTCCTGACCCGCCTCACGGCCACCACTCCCCGCTGA
- a CDS encoding S1 family peptidase: protein MTSSRTIRLASAVVLAIGLAIPSLPAVAAPNDVAVTPPTSAQRVALGMAEAMKRDLGLSAEGVTTRLAQEEKARGAEVVARKYYGSSYAGSWFDPATGKLAVAVAGKAASDKTGLDVTVVPVAHSYAQLDAAKTAIDRKAGKAAPEGVNGWYVDVQTNTVVVNVNRNKVDAAVSTFVDEAKAAHGAVRVVEEDHSPVPYADVVGGWPYWINNAGRCSIGFAVHGGFVTAGHCGTVGSQATDQNGALYGYFAGRTFPYYDYAWVRTVAGVNLHGYMEGYNGYWYYVRGSAQVPVGSGVCRSGSTTGMWCNYIQARGQTVNYPQGVVYNLTRTNVCAQPGDSGGSWLSSNQAQGVTSGGSGNCSTGGTTYYQEVNPILSAYGLSLVLS from the coding sequence GTGACTTCTTCACGCACGATCCGATTAGCGAGCGCGGTCGTACTCGCGATCGGTCTCGCCATTCCTTCGCTACCCGCGGTCGCCGCGCCCAACGATGTGGCCGTCACTCCCCCCACGTCCGCGCAGCGCGTCGCACTCGGCATGGCCGAGGCGATGAAGCGCGACCTCGGACTCTCAGCCGAGGGCGTCACCACTCGCCTGGCACAGGAGGAGAAGGCCCGAGGCGCCGAGGTCGTCGCCCGCAAGTACTACGGCTCCTCGTACGCGGGTAGCTGGTTCGACCCCGCGACCGGCAAGCTCGCCGTCGCGGTCGCAGGCAAGGCTGCGAGCGACAAGACCGGTCTCGACGTCACCGTCGTGCCCGTCGCGCACAGCTACGCCCAGCTCGACGCGGCCAAGACCGCCATCGACCGGAAGGCCGGCAAGGCCGCTCCGGAGGGCGTGAACGGCTGGTACGTCGACGTGCAGACCAACACGGTCGTCGTCAACGTCAACCGGAACAAGGTCGACGCCGCGGTGAGCACGTTCGTCGATGAGGCCAAGGCTGCCCACGGGGCCGTGCGCGTGGTCGAGGAGGACCACTCGCCGGTGCCGTACGCCGATGTCGTCGGCGGCTGGCCGTACTGGATCAACAACGCGGGCCGGTGCTCCATCGGCTTCGCCGTGCACGGCGGCTTCGTGACCGCGGGCCACTGCGGCACCGTCGGATCGCAGGCCACCGACCAGAACGGCGCGCTCTACGGCTACTTCGCGGGCCGCACGTTCCCCTACTACGACTACGCGTGGGTCCGGACCGTCGCGGGTGTGAACCTGCATGGCTACATGGAGGGCTACAACGGCTACTGGTACTACGTGCGCGGCTCCGCGCAGGTCCCGGTGGGCTCCGGCGTGTGCCGCTCGGGTTCGACCACCGGCATGTGGTGCAACTACATCCAGGCCCGCGGCCAGACCGTGAACTACCCGCAGGGCGTCGTCTACAACCTGACCCGCACGAACGTCTGCGCCCAGCCCGGTGACTCCGGCGGCTCGTGGCTCAGCTCGAACCAGGCCCAAGGCGTGACCTCGGGCGGTTCGGGCAACTGCTCGACCGGCGGGACCACGTACTACCAGGAAGTCAACCCGATCCTGTCCGCCTACGGCTTGTCGCTGGTCCTGAGCTGA
- a CDS encoding nuclear transport factor 2 family protein codes for MYHTIVRAKVRSLWARMADGDYQAAVGLAAPDVHFRFVGDGPPGAEFTGREAFAQWFRDVEAVLPGLRITAGDIVVKGWPWNTTVVTRFRAEATLADGTAYRNEGIQWVGLRWGRMVDDYVLEDTARLADAVRRQEQAGVKRADLPQNA; via the coding sequence ATGTACCACACGATCGTGCGCGCGAAAGTTCGTTCACTCTGGGCTCGCATGGCCGACGGCGACTACCAGGCGGCCGTCGGGCTCGCCGCTCCCGACGTCCACTTCCGGTTCGTCGGCGACGGGCCGCCCGGCGCGGAGTTCACCGGGCGGGAGGCGTTCGCCCAGTGGTTCCGCGACGTGGAGGCCGTGCTCCCCGGCCTCCGCATCACGGCCGGGGACATCGTGGTGAAGGGCTGGCCGTGGAACACCACCGTGGTCACCCGGTTCCGGGCCGAGGCGACGCTCGCCGACGGGACGGCCTACCGCAACGAAGGCATCCAGTGGGTCGGACTGCGGTGGGGTCGCATGGTCGACGACTACGTGCTGGAGGACACGGCGCGGCTCGCCGACGCGGTGCGCCGCCAGGAACAGGCGGGGGTCAAGCGAGCGGATCTGCCCCAAAATGCGTGA
- a CDS encoding winged helix-turn-helix transcriptional regulator produces the protein MNRDRFTAMACSVARTAGLVGDPWTLLVLRDLFLGLTRFDELHRDLGVATNVLTDRLERLVAAGLVSRTPYQRNPVRYRYQLTEPGEQLYGIVLSLLAWGDTHLADEGPPMHLVHTTCGSSTTPVVTCDHCGGELAVDNVEVQPGPGGRAAPGTVVIAEMLTGNAS, from the coding sequence GTGAACAGAGACCGCTTCACCGCGATGGCGTGCTCTGTGGCGCGCACGGCGGGCTTGGTCGGCGACCCGTGGACCCTCCTGGTCCTCCGTGACCTCTTCCTGGGCCTGACCCGCTTCGACGAACTCCACCGCGACCTGGGCGTGGCCACGAACGTCCTGACCGACCGCCTCGAACGGCTGGTGGCGGCCGGCCTGGTCTCGCGCACGCCGTACCAGCGCAATCCCGTGCGCTACCGGTACCAACTCACCGAGCCGGGGGAGCAGCTCTACGGGATCGTCCTGAGCCTGCTCGCCTGGGGCGACACCCACTTGGCGGACGAAGGTCCGCCCATGCACCTGGTGCACACGACGTGCGGCTCGTCCACGACGCCCGTCGTGACGTGCGACCACTGCGGCGGCGAACTGGCCGTCGACAACGTGGAGGTGCAGCCCGGTCCCGGCGGCAGGGCCGCGCCGGGCACGGTCGTGATCGCGGAAATGCTCACCGGCAACGCGAGCTGA
- a CDS encoding peroxiredoxin family protein: MLETGSPAPQMVLEDTTGETVRVSDYQGAHAVLLYFVRSTSCPVCNRHVRDLVNRGDELAADNVRVLLAVPEDREQASAWKAKHRIPFPVLTGRRESPHEMIGLGRKVFGSMQQSGSILIDRQGVIRHAHGATMPTNSYDKTGIAKAIASLRTPA; this comes from the coding sequence ATGCTCGAAACCGGTTCGCCCGCACCGCAGATGGTCCTGGAAGACACGACCGGGGAGACCGTCCGCGTGTCCGACTACCAGGGTGCGCACGCGGTCCTGCTCTACTTCGTGCGATCGACGTCGTGCCCGGTCTGCAACCGGCACGTCCGAGATCTCGTCAACCGCGGTGACGAGCTGGCGGCCGACAACGTCCGCGTCCTCCTGGCGGTCCCGGAAGATCGCGAACAGGCGAGCGCGTGGAAGGCGAAACACCGGATTCCGTTCCCCGTCCTCACCGGCCGCCGCGAGAGCCCGCACGAGATGATCGGACTCGGCAGGAAGGTCTTCGGTTCGATGCAGCAGTCCGGCAGCATCCTCATCGACCGCCAAGGCGTCATCCGCCACGCCCACGGCGCCACCATGCCCACGAACAGCTACGACAAGACCGGCATCGCCAAGGCCATCGCGTCCCTGCGGACGCCGGCCTAG
- a CDS encoding RNA polymerase sigma factor, with protein MVDRSWASEQLVKAAQDGDPESLVAVVHGAHPHVRRFAEHLCTSPQDAEDAAQEALIILYRKIGSLRATAALASWMFRIVRHECLRRARRLLDHHDTSGDSGGNGDGPVASAEDEVLKRLEAERVAEAIRALPDIQRRVLIMRDVLDHPGRTVAEALGLSTAAMKSHLHRARTTLRLSLRGGVECDQGPHDSTHI; from the coding sequence GTGGTTGACCGGAGTTGGGCGAGTGAGCAGCTCGTCAAGGCCGCACAGGACGGCGACCCGGAGTCGCTCGTCGCCGTGGTGCACGGCGCTCATCCGCACGTGCGGCGCTTCGCCGAACATCTGTGCACGTCACCGCAGGACGCGGAGGACGCGGCGCAGGAAGCGTTGATCATCCTCTACCGCAAGATCGGTTCGCTGCGCGCCACGGCGGCGCTCGCCTCGTGGATGTTCCGAATCGTCCGGCACGAGTGCCTGCGCCGTGCCCGACGCCTGCTCGACCACCACGACACGTCCGGCGACAGCGGCGGCAACGGCGACGGCCCGGTGGCATCGGCCGAGGACGAAGTCCTCAAGCGGCTGGAAGCCGAACGCGTCGCGGAGGCGATCCGGGCGTTGCCCGACATCCAGCGCCGCGTGCTGATCATGCGTGACGTGCTCGACCACCCGGGACGAACGGTCGCCGAAGCGCTCGGGCTGAGCACCGCGGCGATGAAGTCCCACCTGCACCGGGCCAGGACCACGCTCCGCCTCAGCCTGCGTGGCGGCGTCGAGTGCGACCAAGGTCCCCACGACTCCACCCACATCTGA
- a CDS encoding lytic polysaccharide monooxygenase auxiliary activity family 9 protein — protein sequence MRMRSTSGSVVRRRGIIVLIVSLLACTFVWTPTASAHGTIVGPATRAYQCWQSWGSQHTNPAMQQQDPMCWQAFQANADTMWNWMSALRDGLRGNFQGSTPDGTLCSNNLSRNNSLNNPGRWRTTSVGSNFSVRLYDQASHGADYFRVYVSKNGFDPTTQRLGWGNLDLVTQTGRYAPAQNISFNVQTNGTYRGHHVVFTIWQASHLDQAYMWCSDVNFG from the coding sequence ATGCGTATGCGCAGCACCTCCGGGTCTGTTGTCAGACGACGTGGAATCATCGTATTGATCGTCAGCTTGCTGGCATGCACGTTCGTCTGGACCCCGACGGCGTCGGCGCACGGCACCATCGTCGGTCCCGCCACCCGTGCCTACCAGTGCTGGCAGTCCTGGGGCAGTCAACACACGAACCCCGCGATGCAGCAGCAGGACCCCATGTGCTGGCAGGCCTTCCAGGCCAACGCCGACACCATGTGGAACTGGATGAGCGCGCTGCGGGACGGACTCCGGGGGAACTTCCAGGGATCGACCCCCGACGGGACGCTGTGCAGCAACAACCTGTCGCGCAACAACTCCCTGAACAACCCGGGCCGGTGGCGGACCACCAGCGTCGGCAGCAACTTCTCGGTGCGCCTGTACGACCAGGCGAGCCATGGTGCCGACTACTTCCGGGTCTACGTCAGCAAGAACGGGTTCGACCCGACCACCCAGCGCCTCGGTTGGGGCAACCTCGACCTGGTCACGCAGACCGGCAGGTACGCACCGGCTCAGAACATCTCGTTCAACGTCCAGACCAACGGCACCTACAGGGGACACCACGTCGTCTTCACGATCTGGCAGGCTTCGCACCTGGACCAGGCGTACATGTGGTGCAGTGACGTGAACTTCGGCTAG
- a CDS encoding cellulose binding domain-containing protein, which translates to MHVTRRRSRLAAAIGIITTATAAVTLATIPAQAAAGCRVTYQVGSQWHGGFTANVNVTNLGDPVPSWRLTWSFTAGQAVTQLWSGKAAQSGARVTVDNASWNGSLATGASTAFGFNGSWNNSSNPVPSDFALNGTPCNGSTTTTTTTTTTTTTTSTPPSDVLAQAHTAGRVKVDGSSAQYTWPGVYFEGRFRGNGVGIVLNDPNNDYDVQIDGTTVATLVTPGRITHQVQGLTDATHTVRLVKRTESPWAAGEFGGFVAAPGGEILAKPAARPRQIEFIGDSLTAGYGNTSTTRDCSANGGVNRNTNTDLSFGALTARGLNADYQVNAHSGRGVVRNYNGGEPGTDFRTFYDRALQHVPGDVWRNPGTWRPQLVVVGLGTNDFSTAINPGEPWTSDSLVAAYKSAYQGFIDKLRTQYGPGAVIVVSASNLFAQTAEQVVRDRNARGDDRVRFWNNDDPRLDRLGCDWHFSLNDHRLLSTLLTDYIATLPITW; encoded by the coding sequence ATGCACGTCACCCGTCGTAGAAGCCGGTTGGCTGCCGCCATCGGAATCATCACCACCGCGACCGCCGCCGTCACCCTCGCCACGATCCCGGCCCAAGCCGCGGCGGGCTGCAGGGTGACGTACCAGGTCGGCAGTCAGTGGCACGGCGGCTTCACCGCGAACGTGAACGTCACCAACCTCGGCGACCCGGTCCCGAGCTGGCGGTTGACGTGGTCGTTCACCGCGGGCCAGGCGGTCACCCAGCTCTGGAGCGGCAAGGCGGCCCAGTCCGGCGCCCGGGTCACGGTCGACAACGCGAGCTGGAACGGCTCCCTGGCGACCGGTGCGAGCACGGCGTTCGGCTTCAACGGCTCGTGGAACAACTCCTCGAACCCCGTGCCCTCGGACTTCGCGCTCAACGGCACCCCGTGCAACGGCAGCACCACCACTACGACGACAACCACCACCACGACCACCACCACGTCCACCCCGCCGTCGGACGTCCTGGCCCAAGCGCACACCGCAGGCCGGGTAAAGGTCGACGGCAGCTCCGCGCAGTACACCTGGCCCGGCGTCTACTTCGAGGGACGTTTCCGCGGCAATGGTGTCGGGATCGTGCTCAACGACCCCAACAACGACTACGACGTCCAGATCGACGGGACGACCGTCGCCACCCTGGTCACGCCCGGCCGCATCACCCACCAGGTCCAGGGCCTGACCGACGCCACGCACACCGTGCGGTTGGTCAAGCGGACCGAAAGTCCTTGGGCCGCGGGAGAGTTCGGCGGTTTCGTCGCCGCGCCCGGCGGTGAGATCCTCGCCAAACCCGCCGCCCGCCCCCGGCAGATCGAGTTCATCGGCGACTCCCTGACCGCCGGCTACGGCAACACCTCCACCACCCGCGACTGCTCGGCCAACGGCGGCGTCAACCGCAACACCAACACCGACCTGAGCTTCGGCGCCCTCACCGCCCGCGGCCTCAACGCCGACTACCAGGTCAACGCCCACTCCGGCCGCGGCGTGGTCCGCAACTACAACGGCGGCGAACCCGGCACCGACTTCCGCACGTTCTACGACCGCGCCCTCCAGCACGTTCCCGGCGACGTGTGGCGCAACCCCGGCACGTGGCGACCGCAGCTCGTCGTGGTCGGCCTGGGCACCAACGACTTCTCCACCGCGATCAACCCCGGCGAACCCTGGACGTCCGACAGCCTCGTCGCCGCCTACAAGAGCGCCTACCAGGGCTTCATCGACAAGCTCCGGACCCAGTACGGTCCCGGCGCGGTCATCGTGGTCAGCGCCTCGAACCTGTTCGCCCAGACCGCCGAGCAGGTCGTCCGGGACCGCAACGCGCGGGGCGACGACCGGGTCCGGTTCTGGAACAACGACGACCCGAGGCTGGACCGCCTCGGCTGCGACTGGCACTTCTCCCTCAACGACCACCGGCTCCTCTCCACCCTGCTCACCGACTACATCGCCACCCTCCCGATCACCTGGTGA
- a CDS encoding GNAT family N-acetyltransferase → MGIELFDIEDAAEGDLRSVHGVMLAAQAVDRPDEVPVTFEALVGSMRTPPAGFGPRRYWVARRDGGIVAVAFVNLPDAENSHLALVTITVHPDLRRNGIGTAFLRDLLPRLEGRTVVEGWEITSGGAGEHWATSVGFRVVNTMVLQLLPVAEVDRTTWDVPVPAGYRVEDWAGAAPDAMLESFARARNALRDAPFGEIDFQAPLWTADRVREAEADLRARGVEQRVAVAVHEESGDVVGVTEVEVRPHRPHWASQRETSVLHAHRGHGLGRCVKAHMARRLTADRPDIDRFYTTTSADNTHMIRVNEAIGYRTVRTQVSVKQDVVVLTLGGTQ, encoded by the coding sequence ATGGGGATCGAGCTGTTCGACATCGAGGACGCCGCAGAAGGGGATCTTCGGAGCGTTCACGGGGTGATGCTGGCCGCGCAGGCGGTCGACCGGCCGGACGAGGTGCCGGTGACGTTCGAGGCGCTCGTGGGGAGCATGCGGACGCCACCGGCCGGGTTCGGTCCGCGCAGGTACTGGGTCGCACGACGCGACGGCGGGATCGTGGCCGTCGCGTTCGTGAACCTCCCGGACGCGGAGAACAGCCATCTCGCGCTGGTGACGATCACGGTGCACCCGGACTTGCGCCGCAACGGAATCGGCACAGCGTTCCTGCGGGACTTGTTGCCCCGGCTGGAAGGCCGGACGGTCGTTGAGGGGTGGGAGATCACCAGCGGTGGCGCCGGTGAGCACTGGGCAACGTCGGTGGGGTTCCGGGTCGTCAACACGATGGTCTTGCAGCTGTTGCCGGTGGCCGAGGTCGACCGGACCACCTGGGACGTTCCGGTGCCCGCCGGTTACCGGGTCGAGGACTGGGCCGGTGCGGCGCCCGACGCGATGCTGGAGTCCTTCGCCCGTGCGCGCAACGCGTTGCGCGACGCTCCGTTCGGCGAGATCGACTTCCAAGCTCCACTGTGGACTGCCGACCGGGTGCGGGAGGCAGAGGCCGACTTGCGTGCCCGTGGTGTCGAGCAGCGGGTGGCGGTGGCGGTGCACGAGGAGTCCGGTGACGTCGTGGGCGTCACGGAGGTCGAGGTGCGGCCACACCGACCGCACTGGGCGTCGCAGCGCGAGACGTCGGTGCTGCACGCGCACCGCGGCCACGGGCTCGGCCGGTGCGTCAAGGCGCACATGGCGCGGCGGTTGACGGCCGATCGACCTGACATCGACCGCTTCTACACCACGACGAGCGCGGACAACACGCACATGATCCGGGTCAACGAGGCGATCGGGTACCGAACCGTCCGGACCCAGGTGTCGGTGAAGCAGGACGTCGTGGTCCTCACCCTCGGCGGCACCCAGTGA
- a CDS encoding alpha/beta fold hydrolase, whose product MTDPLTGGKGEVGAAAVPPRTTTLVVDDGTEIAVHQWDPDPGTEPDPVPVVLQHGFTVNTMVEWAGRGMVADLTAAGRSVVGVDARGHGLSRKSPDPARYGERRMTRDLRAVIATLDAPAVDLVGYSMGAIIALLTAAEEPAVRRLIVGGVGAGVVEVGGVDTRALPNDVLAEAFLADDPGTLPPEIAGMRAFAEVVGADLPSLAAQARSVHRDGVDFAAITARTLVIAGNDDPLAERPHVLADAIPGARLLVVAGDHGAAVGSPDFRSAIVLFLLS is encoded by the coding sequence GTGACCGACCCGCTGACCGGAGGCAAGGGCGAGGTGGGAGCCGCCGCCGTCCCGCCGCGCACCACCACCCTGGTCGTGGACGACGGCACCGAGATCGCCGTCCACCAGTGGGATCCCGACCCCGGCACCGAGCCCGACCCGGTCCCGGTCGTGCTCCAGCACGGCTTCACCGTCAACACGATGGTCGAGTGGGCCGGACGCGGCATGGTCGCCGACCTCACCGCCGCCGGACGTAGTGTCGTGGGAGTCGACGCTCGCGGCCACGGCCTGTCGCGGAAGTCCCCCGACCCGGCCCGTTACGGCGAGAGGCGGATGACCCGTGACCTGCGCGCCGTCATCGCCACCCTCGACGCGCCCGCCGTGGACCTCGTCGGCTACTCGATGGGCGCCATCATCGCCCTCCTCACCGCGGCCGAGGAACCCGCAGTGCGCCGCTTGATCGTCGGAGGGGTCGGTGCCGGAGTGGTCGAAGTCGGGGGCGTCGACACCCGCGCCCTGCCCAACGACGTGCTCGCCGAGGCGTTCCTCGCCGACGACCCGGGCACCCTGCCGCCCGAGATCGCGGGCATGCGGGCGTTCGCGGAAGTGGTGGGGGCGGATCTGCCCTCTTTGGCCGCACAAGCGCGCTCCGTGCACCGGGACGGCGTGGACTTCGCCGCTATCACCGCCCGGACGCTCGTCATCGCGGGGAACGACGACCCGCTCGCCGAGCGCCCACACGTGCTCGCCGACGCCATCCCCGGGGCCCGACTGCTTGTGGTGGCGGGGGATCACGGCGCCGCGGTCGGCAGTCCCGACTTCCGGTCCGCGATCGTGCTGTTCCTGCTGAGTTGA
- a CDS encoding TetR/AcrR family transcriptional regulator C-terminal domain-containing protein → MRLTRDRVLTTAIQLADESGLHALSMRKLAGELGVEAMSLYNHVTSKEDLFDGVSDLVIGEINTPSVGEPWRNAMHRRAVSAHQVLRQHHWAVGMIASRQLVGPLQLAHYDATLGCLHVAGFSYRLAGHALSLIDSHVFGFLVRRLDLPFDPDKMDAWVERNMPQIDPAKYPHVHALAQRIIDAEYQDADFEFGLELILDGLEKLLATAVDN, encoded by the coding sequence ATGCGGTTGACCCGGGACCGGGTGCTGACGACCGCGATTCAGCTCGCCGACGAATCGGGGCTGCATGCCCTGTCGATGCGTAAGCTCGCTGGTGAACTCGGTGTCGAGGCGATGTCACTGTACAACCACGTGACGAGCAAGGAAGACCTTTTCGACGGAGTATCGGATCTGGTTATCGGAGAGATAAACACACCCTCCGTAGGCGAACCGTGGCGTAACGCAATGCACCGCCGCGCCGTCTCCGCGCACCAGGTGCTCCGGCAGCACCATTGGGCGGTCGGCATGATCGCTTCGAGGCAGCTCGTGGGACCGTTGCAACTGGCGCATTACGACGCCACTCTCGGTTGTCTGCACGTAGCCGGGTTCTCGTACCGACTCGCCGGCCACGCCCTCTCCTTGATTGACAGCCACGTCTTCGGCTTCCTCGTCCGGAGGCTGGACCTGCCGTTCGACCCGGACAAAATGGACGCGTGGGTCGAGCGCAACATGCCGCAGATCGACCCCGCGAAGTACCCGCACGTCCACGCCCTCGCCCAGCGGATCATCGACGCGGAATACCAGGACGCCGACTTCGAGTTCGGCCTGGAACTGATCCTCGACGGACTGGAGAAGCTGCTCGCAACCGCAGTCGACAATTAA